A stretch of DNA from Juglans microcarpa x Juglans regia isolate MS1-56 chromosome 5D, Jm3101_v1.0, whole genome shotgun sequence:
ATCcgatcctcctcctcttccctCGGCTTCACTCACATCCTCCACTGCCGCTACGGCTCAGAACAGGACCTAGCTGCCTACTCGGTCCACCCCAGCCACGTTAGCGTGGTCAAAGATCACGGCCAGTCTCTGATCGACGACATCATGGCCGTTGATTGGTTGGCCGCCGCCGCTCATGATATCCACCCACCGCCGGGGTCCGCTATCCGAGTCACCTTCTTGAAACTGAAGGAAGACCTGGGCGACGATGTAAAATCGGAGATCTTAGCGGGTATTAGAGGAATTAAAGAGAGGTTCGGGCAAATTACGCAGTTTACGTCTGGAGAGAACTTCTCGCCGGGGAGAGCCAAGGGATTTTCGCTGGCGTGGCTGGCCCTTTTTCCTGGACGGAGTGAGCTGGAGTCGATGGATTCCAACGAGGATCTGATATATTTGAAAGAGCAGCAGAAGGATAAGGATTTTGTGGAAAGTGAACTCGTCGTTGACTATGTGGTTCCGTTACCGTTGTAGAATAGATATTGTCAAGCCGATCAATTTCTAATTTGTATTAGTTCATAATATAAGGACTTAATAAAATGTGtatttatttgcaacaaaaaaagTGTTTTGGATTGGAACTGTTTGGGCAAATCTGACAGGTTAGAACTAAACCAGCAAAGGTCTCGGCGAGAAGGTTGACAAGAATGCCGACTGCTGAGTGAGTGATTCGTCttataattagtaatttagtagcACTCCCGTAAAACAAGTTTCACTAATTGAGTGATTCTATACATCAATATTTTGAAGGATAATTATAGAAACTCCTTTTAGAAAGAATGGAAATAAACCAAAAACGGGGAACTTAGTGACCAGCGAATGTGCCAAACAGCGATAATAAGTAGTTCACTGAACAGGCTTTGGTGGAGAGGGCGGTTGCCCCTGCTGTACAGACCACGGAAGTCGCCTGTTGTGCTCCTATAAAGGAAACATATTAACGTTAATCAGTGTTGAGAATGACCTCCAATTAATTCCCTACATATTAAGCACAATCAATCATAAAATGTCGGCTACTCTACAGAGGTTATATGCACTGTTCTATCTGCAATCAGTGTTTGCTATGTTATAGGTGTCCATGGACATCTTAATTACTCTCATCTCTGTGTTTGAAAAGTGTTGCTGAAAACAGAATCTTTGTATTGTAGGATTTTTAAGTTATAACTTTCAGCACATAGTACTAAAAACATGGCTTTCTGCATATACTCTCGTATGCTTGTAACAGTGTACATCAATTTTTAATGTAACTGTCCTTTTCTTTATACATCCCCCCTCCTTTTCCAGGCAAAAGACGGGAAAGTTTATCCTAGTATTGCACAACTTGAAAATAGAACCATGACAATTTCTTGATCCTGCTTCATGAGACAACTTTACTTTTATGAGCAACTTTTCACAGAAGGTTTAGTTTGCATATTAACGGGCATAAATCAAAATGGTGTATTAATTTGGTTGCTAGTAAATAACCAAATGTTCTGTTTAGAATACCAGCCTATAGGAAACTATTGATGCATAGGCATAGTAACCAaaagtaattgaaaataaaatgtctaGATACGTGGGAATCTACATATTTGCAGACAAGTAGTTCACATACTGTAATTTCTGTCACAAAAGTGCAAGAGGAACACATGACTGATGATGCTCCATATGGGTACATCAGCAAAACTTCACAGCTGCCACATTTCACTTGCCCAACCTCATGAGCTGAAAAAGAAGAATCATTCAAAATCATGTCTTGCCAAATTGACAGTAACTACTAATATGGCAGTCTCCAAAGAAGAAATTATCTTTCACTAGATAGACAATAGgttatataaaaactaaaaggaGAAACTAGACAAGAAGGAGACTTGACTTTGATGCATGAGCACCCATCTGATTGACCAAAGGAAAAGTTATTCGATAGAATCATTTGAAACCTATCTCAGTAGATTGGCCTTAGGTGCACTATTGGTTTCGTACACAATTATATATCCAGCAATCAATATATGTGGATCATAAAATCAAGTATTGCAAGTGTTTTCACCCAAGTTAGAAGGTCATTCCCAACACCAAGGTTTCAACTTATACTCTCTAGTTGGATGCAAAAATCTCAATGTGCAATTTAGACTTACTAGACCCAACTTCAGATAGATCTTGAGACTTTGTATCTGACATATCTCCAATAAGAACTTTGGTAATACACATAGGCATGTGGCCTGACGGGGAGGCACAAAAAGACAATCTCGTGATCTATGCAAAGCCTTGCCACACCAAGTGAAGTTTGTACCTGGATATGTAAAGACTAGAGAACAAGTACTATGGGGGTGTTTCACCTCAGTTAGGAGTTTAATGCAACAACCACTATgggttttttcaataaaattcctAGGGGGTTGGGCATCtggtaggattttttttttttttttttttttttttaattttatgtcgAGGAACCTCTCCTAGGCAGGGCCCTTTGGACCCACCCTTACAGAGTAAACCTCGGTCCCATGCACTGCACCCTCAGAAGTTTCCCTATacagagtacctcaagtactctcaaacactcactactattatttactttattattacttttcacctactttttattactattcaatattctattattattttttcactactattcacaaacattctcaacacttctcaagtattttcaCTACCCAAACCCAGCCTAATCATTGGTTTTTCACCAGaaggtgtggccccaaaggattgtttgcactcatgaggtattgaaccttggaccttgaagggagtgataccctaagaccaaggccttcaccactttggccaaccccttgggattAGGATCACTGAGGTAGCTGCAAGAAGGCAAAATACAGACCTCTAGACAATTCATAACCAGTAAAATTGTTCCttcatattttaagaaaaaaagaagaataacaTTTGTTCCTTCAAGTATTGAGGTTGTTCCTTCACAACCAATCATTAAGGATGGGCATCTGGTAGGATCATTGAGGTagaaacaaaaagcaaaatacaGACATCTCGACAATTCATAACGTGCAAACTTTGTTCCTTCATatttgggaaaaaaacaaaataatataaactaaagaAATCTgtcaccattttttttcaaaatattgacaGAACGGCAGGAGAAGTATAATTGCTAATGACCAGGGAATAATTACAGGAGGAAGAGAGAGTAGGAACCTTCAAGTACCAAGTTGACTGTGTCACAGCACGAGCATTTGACATGCTTGGCTCCTCGAGGATACTTCAGCAGATGACGGCAAGAACCACAAACCATCTGAGCCATTTCTGCATCAGAATAGCATGGTTCAGCAGTTGAGAGACTTTAAAATTGACTACTTCTATTGTTTAAGAGAAATAGTTTGGGAAACATCAATATGTATTGATGAATTAAGTTCTAGGTCAAAGACATGCTTCCCCAGCAAAAAATATTCAGTCCATTCTAACCCCTTCCGGTTGCTAGTATCTGAAAACAGCCTGGCCCTAATGTCATCATCATTGTCATGTCTAGGTTAACATAATGAAGTTAATTGCATATGCAAATCTAAAAGGGGACGTTTTAAATCATCCTACCAGTTCTTAAcacaaaatacatgaaaaacaaGAAGTGTTTGTGTATGGTGGAGGAAGAGTGTAAGGGTTTCATCATTGATCATTCCACTCAATGCAATTGAAGGTGatttaaagaacaaaaaatttccTCCTGATTTCTCCCCCCTGGCGGCAAATATTCAACAATAAAATTCAACATTGAAAGGATATAACTCTCATGATCTCTTCACAAAAAGAACTCCTCAGAAGGACATGAGTCTCCATACCTATACCGGTGGTGAATCAGAGAGGCAGGATGCCCTCGTAAGGGGAGGGGAGGTATCGTAGGAATACCAATACCATCCTAATACAAGATGCATAAAATACCTAGCAAAAGCTAATATAAGACATTTAGAGAGAGCAAGTTGAAACACCCTATTAAGGCAACTAGAACTCCTAGTCTTACTCATGATACTTGCTACTAAACTCATAGcttttggctagtccaatgctAGTGTTCTAACGTTTGGATCCATAACTCCTCTTacctcatctcaactcatcattacaactttttcaaattccaacacaaaatataataaacaattcaactttttcaaattccaacacaaaatataataaacaattcaactttttcaaatttcaaaataataataatattaaaaaataatattctaacaataatttataatctcaactcaactcacttcaacatccaaacgcaactcTTAAGTCTTTATAACCATCGTAGCAAGTGGATGCCTAGTTCTCTTACAAACATCCACGGACCATGGGTTTAACCTCGGGATAGGAATAACTATAGGAATCCGTGCCAGAAAGCTCAAGCGAGAGGACTAATAGGCACAACAGATTCAAATGATAAGTTTAAATGAAAATGCCCTTAAAGCTAGAGACAatagtctcgtttgttttcatagatgagatgtattgagattaaagttaaaagttgaataaaatattgttagaatatatttttttaatattattttagttttgagatttgaaaaaattgaattatttatttttttaagtattattatttattttattttgtataaaaatttgaaaaaattgtaatgattagatgaaataactTAAGAGGAATTTTGAAACCAAACAATAAATTTCGTGGGTAATaagatgtaatttttctttttttctttttctttcattttactttTCGAAATAGGAGCTGCTATTAGAACCCAGATATTCATCCATACAACTCTTTTGTACATCCAAGTCTTCATATTATCCAGATGTTACGTGTTCGAGATGCACCAAGTTTGGGTGATGACCCAGCTGATTGTCTAGATCACAGTATTTGAAGGCAATTGACAAACCAGCATAAAGCGAATCACCGAGTGGGCAAATTTCAAGAGCATAAAAAAACTCATTGATAGCTGCTAATGACGCCCcttgtatatatacataaatcaCAAAGAACCAAGAACAGTGATAGTCACTGAAtaatgttgagagagagagactcaccGGAAAGTGGTGGTTGTAGCGGTGACTGGGAAGAAGGGAGAGGGATGGACTGCCAACCTGGTGGTGGCCCTCGTCTTCTTCTGATTCCACTTCTTTGCTCTccatcccctctctctctctctctctcccctcaccCCCTCTCCCTATCTAGTCTCTCCCTAGACCTGCAGAGTGGCGTCGTTCTCGTTCTAGTACTTAACCCAGAGACTGACCTTCTGATCCTTTGAACGACGCCGTTCTCtcgtgaaaaataaaaaaaaaaaaagcaaaaaaacaaaaattcaaatacatttCAAGATTGCtctgtttagatattaaaattatttcatctattctcattattataatttttttaaacttttataaaatataataaaaatttcaatttttttaaattttaaaataataataatattaaaaaataatattttaataatattttattcaacttttatttcaactcattatccaaacttcaCCTAAAAAGCTACCGATAAAAGTctggccaaaaaaaaaaaaattgcgtcCAAATTTGGCAGGGACAAATACTAATacagaattaaaaaaagaaaaatgactttGATCACTAGAGCTAAATGAATTCGTTGTTAGAGCATCCACGTTGACCTCCTATATTATTTGtcaaattttagtaaaaaataccTATTCtctattttacttaattttctAAAACCCCCTACATTCCActctttattatttctctattctattaaaataatatttatttattattatcttaattcatttcttttaaactttttctaaacaagagttatttgttttcttcatatttttaattatttatctcaaactattattttttaaaaatctgaaattatttatttctaacaaAAGATACTGTTTTTGACATCTATAATTTTCCATTAATGATgaactcatttttaaatgacgataaaaatgtaataacaatgataaaaatataaataacaataaaaaaaaagtaagttataaaatagtttaagaaAAGACAAATAAACTATTATCACATATCTAGGggaaaaaacatttaaaagaagcaaagaagaaaataaaggacAAAAAAAGGAAGTAAGTTTAGGAAAAGCTATAGTAACTCCCCAAATTATAGCGAAGTTAAATCTATCCCTCAAAATGCATAGCCGGATTAAAAACCTTTGTTTAGATTGCATCTTCCGCCATTTGATTATCCAATGTAATAATCACTTGTCAAATATGACATTAGCTCCGGTCTTAGCTAGGCCTGGGTAGAAAACCTTCATATCCGAACTGGCCGAATAATCCGACCCGACCGATAAAATGcgagttaaaatttttttcgaGTCAAACCTGTGAAATGCCACTTTTAACCCGCAAGTCATATTTTAAGCAATCTGAATGTAGAAACCCTAGCTAGCCTCcccattctcttcctcattCCCCGTCTTCCCAACCTAAGCAACATGTTCTTTGACGAGTTCACTGCTGAAGCAACCCAACTCCTCTATCTTCCCAACCCATTCTTTTTGACGAGTTCATTGTCAATGAGATTGAAGCGCTGACATCCAGCTCCATCTCCCTCAACTTTGAGAGAAATACTAAAAGGTGAGTGTTCCAGAGGATCGAAAAAATACTACTTCATCATTATCATCGTGTTTAAATGGACCACAGACCCTGTATCAtgatgggaaagaaaaaaaaaaacataaacgtGTGGTTAGTAATtcattacttttctttttttttcatttttttggcatGACTCGTTGACTACAAgtcttcctttttttgtttctacctcaaaagttaaaaaaagagaTTTCCTTCTGATtcaatctttcctttattttggTTTTGTGTTGTCGCCCCCACTAGACTTTCGTCGTGAGATTGAGGTTGGTGCTGTGGTTCCTAAAATCAAACCCACtgatcttgatttttgtttgtttgggtATGCCaagaacacaaaataattcTGATCTTGAGATCGAAGCCGCTAATcgtttaaagaaaaatttaaacgAGTCAACCCGATATTGAGTAAGGTCGAGTTCTTTCCAATTTTGGGTCGGTTCGGATCGGGCCCAAACACTAAACGGTTTGGTCGGGTTGCAGCCACAACTAACCATTTGGGCCTCAATGAtgttgaattatatataatacctgAAAGGCTGAAAGCACTCAGTATGGAATCCAATTCCAAACTGTAGATCTCGAAATTCAGGCTTTTGTAAAGTTAGACCCCAACTTGGGCTGGGGCTGACTCGTTTGCGGCTCAACATGCAGCGTTATCTTTCTTGTCCAAGGTTAACCCAGAAGAacgatttataaaaaaataaataaataaagtgctTTGCAACCATTATATGAAGTTAATTAACTTGGGACAACTTGAAAAAGATATACGTTTCTACAGGAGATTCTTGTTTATAGTTGCGCCATCTTGAAGGATGCAAGCGGCAATTGATGGGCGGGCCATCGCAATAAACTAGGTTTCATCAAATTcctaactaaaaataaataaataaataaataacaaggaCATTTAAAGGTACCATTACTTTGCACAACTCAAATAGTAATATAGCAGAACCAGTAGTTTATAAACGGCATTACCACCAGGTAGTTCCATATCATATTACCATAGATTACAAACTCCTCTCTCCCAACAAGGTAGTAATGCAGTTGACCCGAACCACACCCCAGGAACCGATGCAAACAATCAATTACTCCATTTATTTTCACATGCGTAGGGTGGATCCAAGATCTGATGATCCTCTGTCCAAACTATATATGCCTTTGTCAGGACGGGAAATTACAGGAGAAAAGCAGGCAGCGCGTAGAGGCTCTTCCATCGAAGACATTGTAGAACTCTGTGATTTAATGAAACCTTTGGTCATTTGTTTCCATTCACCGATACTCTCTATAAGCCCTCATAACATCCTTTTCTCCATACCAAGACATATACCATAAATTAGCTACAAAAACTGCTCAAGAAAATTTGTTAAGTGTAAttgagggggggggggtctcTCTCATCAggctcctttcttcttttggtCTTTGGACGGTTTGACTTCCTTTGTGAGCATTCTTGGTGCTATAGCCATAGCCATAAGTTCTTGGAAGAGCAGCTTACAGGCATAGGGAATGTGAACCTACATATGCAAAAGCATTAAAACCCAGacaaaaggtaaaaataaaaataaatctcacaaCACAATAAGATCAGAGATGATGGTCTTGCGTTTTTCTCATGTCTGTGTGTGTTGTGTTGGGGAAGAGTTTGGATTCAACACCCCCACCCATCCAAAAATagtaatcataaaaataataatagaagagTATGTGAAGATACTGACCTGAACAATGTCTGTTTTGTTCTTGCAACCTCTGCACTCAAAAGAATTCTTCTTCAAGTTTGCAATGGCTATCAACCCACAATGTTCACAAACATGGATTCGGTATGCATCACTCTGATCAAACAACCTCTCTTTGAGAAAGTGAGCAGCACCATGGGCAATCATGCAATCTCGTTCCATTTCTCCAAATCGAAGACCACCATCACGGGACCGTCCCTCAGCTGGCTGCCTTGTCAAGATCTGAACAGGGCCACGCCCACGTGAATGTATCTTGTCATCGACCATGTGTTTCAATCTTTGGTAGTAAGTGGGGccaaggaaaatcaaagcactgAGACGTCGACCTGTGTGGCCGTTGTACATAGTCTCAAAGCCACGCATTTGATAGCCACATTTGTGAAGAGCTTTGCTGATATTGTCCACCTACAGTGAAATCAAGAACAGGAGAcgggaaaattttgaaattttgaataacaCGCACTGTAATGCCAAAGGAAGTACTTTATCACccaattacttttaaaaaaataaaataaacttagaTAACACAATATCACTTTCAAAACTTAAGAAGGGATAAcgattgatgaaaaaaattgtgtgaAAGTAGCAAATGCTTCTATGACACATCTTTTGGAATCTACAGTTCTGAAGGAGAATGCAACTTACAGTAACATCTGTGAAAGGAGTAGCATCTCCTTCCTTTCCCATGTGAGCTGCAACCTTTCCCATGATACACTCAATCAGCTGGCCAATTGTCATACGTGAAGGAATAGCATGTGGATTAACAATGATATCAGGGGTGATCCCTTCCATGGTCCACGGCATGTCTTCTTGAGTATATGTCATGCCTACTGTTCCCTTTTGCCCATGCCGACTGCTAAATTTATCCCCAATTTGAGGAATTCGAACAGATCTCACCCTTACTTTCACAAACCTCAGCCCATCTGCATTTGTTGTCAGTAGAACCTACCAAAGGATGAGTAAATTCATGTTTAAATTACAAAGGCACCCTGTTAGAGGTACAAatttaataattcaattaaagcTCCTGATCCATCAACTCAAAAGACATATACAACAGATGATCAATTCCAAAAAACAACTATTTACTTGATCCACAATTCCAGTTTCACTGTGACGAAGACTGATGCTATGATCACGCCGTGAATATCGTGCATTTATTCCCTGAGCATCCTCCTGAGCAATGGGAGTGGTCTTTCCAATGATCACATCCTCACCTGAAACTCGTGTACcctaatttaagaaaaaaagttaatttctgGGAGCAAATGGAAATTTTAGGACTATTGTGGCACAACATGCTAAGAAGAACACAAGTTGACATATACTTACAGGAGGTGCAAGACCATCATCATCCAACTTATCATAAGAGCCATGCCTCATACCCTGCAAAACAATATCTGAGTTGAACACCAAAAATTAACTCAAGCAGCAATGACTCGTGAGTGTTATCCAAAACCAAGTTGTCACCATGGTATTGGCCCTGTCTGGCCGTCCGAAATCCTCTTTGACAAGAGTTCccatcttcttctcctcatccctatgaaagaaagagaaataaaaattaccTCCTAAAGGAAGATAATGAAGTATAGAAATTTAAAGGACTACTTATT
This window harbors:
- the LOC121266341 gene encoding stress-response A/B barrel domain-containing protein UP3-like encodes the protein MSSQTVEHVVLFKAKDNADPSKINAWLDALNGLISLDQVLHLSAGPALQIRSSSSSLGFTHILHCRYGSEQDLAAYSVHPSHVSVVKDHGQSLIDDIMAVDWLAAAAHDIHPPPGSAIRVTFLKLKEDLGDDVKSEILAGIRGIKERFGQITQFTSGENFSPGRAKGFSLAWLALFPGRSELESMDSNEDLIYLKEQQKDKDFVESELVVDYVVPLPL
- the LOC121266343 gene encoding LOW QUALITY PROTEIN: protein LOL2 (The sequence of the model RefSeq protein was modified relative to this genomic sequence to represent the inferred CDS: inserted 1 base in 1 codon); translated protein: MESKEVESEEDXGPPPGWQSIPLPSSQSPLQPPLSEMAQMVCGSCRHLLKYPRGAKHVKCSCCDTVNLVLEAHEVGQVKCGSCEVLLMYPYGASSVMCSSCTFVTEITEHNRRLPWSVQQGQPPSPPKPVQ